One window of the Pedobacter ginsengisoli genome contains the following:
- a CDS encoding asparagine synthetase B yields MDEDQKNHLKAYGIAYWAIKQNADVSWLLNYRGGSFLIGYNKTVEDECKTRGVSYQILADGKVTAILNEISDPQVNMEMVKLEKAPKIAVYSPKSKLPWDDAVTMVLTYAEIPYDVVYDDDVLKDKLSAYDWLHLHHEDFTGQYGRFWSAFRNATWYREDVKNQEATAKRNGFAKVSQLKLAVAKRIKEFCTGGGFLFAMCSGTDSFDIALSAEGVDICESMFDGDAADPQAQSKLNFNNTFAFKDFKLDENPNNYEFSDIDATMSRTLTQANDFFTLFDFSAKWDLVPTMLTQNHDKVIKGFMGQTTAFKKRFVKASVTVLGENKGAEEVRYLNGEIGKGQFTFYGGHDPEDYQHAVGDPPTDLNLHPNSPGYRLILNNVLFPAAKKKPQKT; encoded by the coding sequence ATGGATGAAGATCAAAAAAATCATTTGAAGGCTTATGGCATTGCATACTGGGCTATTAAACAAAATGCAGATGTTAGCTGGCTATTAAATTACAGGGGAGGTAGTTTTTTAATTGGTTATAACAAAACCGTTGAGGATGAGTGTAAAACAAGAGGGGTTTCTTATCAGATACTTGCCGATGGAAAAGTTACGGCAATTTTGAATGAAATTAGCGACCCGCAGGTGAACATGGAAATGGTAAAGCTTGAGAAAGCTCCCAAAATAGCCGTGTATTCGCCTAAAAGTAAACTACCATGGGATGATGCCGTAACTATGGTACTTACCTATGCTGAGATCCCGTATGATGTTGTTTATGACGATGATGTTTTAAAAGATAAATTATCAGCATATGATTGGCTGCACCTCCACCACGAGGATTTTACAGGTCAGTATGGCCGCTTTTGGAGCGCTTTTAGAAATGCAACCTGGTACCGTGAAGATGTTAAAAACCAGGAAGCTACCGCCAAAAGAAATGGCTTTGCTAAAGTATCTCAATTAAAACTTGCCGTGGCAAAGCGGATAAAGGAGTTTTGTACAGGAGGAGGCTTCCTTTTTGCCATGTGCTCTGGCACTGATAGTTTTGACATTGCTTTAAGTGCCGAAGGCGTAGATATTTGCGAGAGTATGTTTGATGGTGATGCGGCTGATCCGCAGGCTCAAAGTAAGCTTAACTTTAATAACACTTTTGCATTTAAGGATTTTAAACTTGATGAGAATCCTAATAATTACGAATTCTCTGACATAGATGCTACGATGAGCAGAACGCTTACACAAGCTAATGATTTTTTTACTTTGTTTGATTTTTCTGCAAAGTGGGATCTTGTGCCAACCATGCTAACTCAAAATCACGATAAGGTGATTAAGGGTTTTATGGGCCAAACCACAGCTTTTAAAAAACGTTTCGTAAAAGCAAGTGTTACGGTTCTTGGTGAAAATAAAGGAGCTGAAGAGGTACGGTATTTAAATGGTGAGATTGGCAAAGGGCAGTTTACTTTTTATGGAGGGCACGATCCTGAAGATTACCAGCATGCCGTTGGGGATCCGCCAACTGACCTGAACCTGCATCCAAATTCGCCTGGCTACAGGTTAATTTTAAATAATGTGTTATTCCCTGCGGCTAAAAAGAAACCTCAAAAAACTTAA
- a CDS encoding carbonic anhydrase: protein MCAKLEKQHTDQITYDSLLKGNKEWVAATLKEDPQFFDRLSAGQAPPVLWIGCSDSRVPANQITNTLPGDIFVHRNIANVVTHTDMNLLSVLDYSVNVLKVKHIIVCGHYGCGGVNAALGDKQVGLIDNWLRNIKDVIRIHEREMSTIKDPQKRSDRLVELNAIESAANVMSTSIVQNAWASGQELSVNAWVYSLKTGLITDMLVSASSGDDISPVFKMKAEK from the coding sequence ATGTGCGCTAAATTAGAAAAACAACATACAGATCAGATTACATACGATAGTTTATTAAAGGGAAATAAAGAATGGGTTGCTGCAACTCTTAAAGAAGACCCTCAGTTTTTTGACCGCTTGTCTGCTGGTCAGGCTCCTCCAGTATTGTGGATAGGTTGCTCAGACAGTCGTGTGCCTGCAAATCAGATCACTAATACTTTGCCGGGCGATATTTTTGTACATCGCAACATTGCTAATGTGGTAACACATACAGATATGAATTTGTTAAGCGTACTGGATTATTCAGTAAACGTGCTTAAAGTAAAACATATCATTGTATGTGGTCATTATGGGTGTGGCGGTGTAAATGCCGCACTTGGAGATAAGCAAGTAGGATTAATTGATAACTGGTTAAGAAATATCAAAGACGTGATTCGTATACATGAGCGTGAAATGTCGACCATTAAAGATCCTCAAAAGAGATCAGATCGTTTGGTTGAACTAAACGCAATAGAAAGTGCTGCAAATGTGATGAGTACTTCAATTGTACAAAATGCATGGGCTTCAGGCCAAGAGCTTTCTGTTAATGCCTGGGTTTACAGCTTAAAAACAGGATTGATTACAGACATGCTGGTGAGTGCATCAAGTGGAGATGATATTTCTCCGGTCTTTAAAATGAAAGCTGAAAAATAA
- a CDS encoding peptidylprolyl isomerase, translated as MSKAIIKTEKGNMTVQFYDQDAPNTVANFKKLANEGFYDGVTFHRVIPNFVVQGGCPNSKDPAKAHLAGTGGPGYKIDCELSGENQYHDRGVLSMAHAGRNTGGSQFFICHSRDNTAHLDRNHTVFGKVIENVDIVDDIRQGDKILGIEVIED; from the coding sequence ATGAGTAAAGCAATAATTAAAACAGAGAAAGGGAACATGACTGTTCAGTTTTATGATCAGGATGCACCAAATACAGTTGCTAACTTTAAAAAATTAGCTAACGAGGGATTTTATGATGGGGTTACATTTCACAGAGTAATACCAAATTTTGTGGTTCAGGGCGGATGTCCAAACTCTAAAGATCCTGCAAAAGCACATTTAGCAGGTACTGGTGGCCCGGGTTATAAAATTGATTGTGAGCTTTCTGGAGAGAACCAATATCATGACCGTGGTGTTTTGTCAATGGCACATGCCGGCAGAAACACTGGAGGATCACAGTTTTTTATCTGCCATAGCAGAGACAACACTGCTCACCTTGATAGAAACCATACAGTATTCGGCAAAGTAATAGAAAATGTTGATATTGTTGATGACATTAGACAAGGTGACAAGATTTTAGGAATAGAAGTAATAGAGGATTAA
- the lpxK gene encoding tetraacyldisaccharide 4'-kinase, with protein MTKYLRLLLLPFSVVYGLITLIRNKLYDIGVFKQTAFNLPVICVGNLVVGGSGKSPVTEYLVNLFPDKRIAILSRGYGRKTTGYILADATATAESIGDEPMQFYNKFPNVTVAVCEKRVAGINHLKSNHDLIILDDAFQHRSVKPGFSILLFEYQKLLSMQFLLPAGNLREPFFGYHRAQALLITKGPENIEAHQKQTCIRKFDKDAQQNVSFSFLTYGNLTHLVSKAEQSLTSLSGNTMVFLLTGIANPMPLLWELQKYTKQINHSDYPDHYRFTVQNIQQLVNAFNNHPSEEKIIITTEKDAQRLLDDVLKELLLNLPVFYLPVKITLPEEDKATFDKKILDYVSSTTRNR; from the coding sequence ATGACTAAATACCTCAGACTATTATTACTTCCGTTTTCTGTAGTGTATGGCTTAATAACCCTGATCAGGAATAAGCTTTATGACATAGGTGTGTTTAAGCAAACTGCTTTTAATCTGCCTGTAATCTGTGTAGGTAACCTTGTTGTTGGTGGTTCTGGCAAAAGTCCGGTAACAGAATATCTTGTAAATTTATTTCCTGATAAGCGTATTGCAATTCTAAGCAGAGGATATGGGCGTAAAACTACAGGATACATCCTTGCAGATGCCACTGCAACTGCCGAATCGATAGGCGATGAGCCCATGCAATTTTATAATAAGTTTCCTAACGTTACTGTTGCAGTTTGTGAGAAACGGGTTGCGGGAATTAATCATTTAAAAAGCAACCACGATTTAATTATACTCGACGATGCCTTTCAGCATAGAAGCGTAAAACCAGGTTTTAGCATTCTTCTGTTTGAATATCAAAAGCTATTGAGTATGCAGTTTTTGCTTCCTGCCGGGAATTTAAGAGAACCTTTTTTCGGGTATCATCGTGCACAGGCATTGTTGATTACAAAAGGCCCGGAAAATATTGAAGCACATCAAAAGCAAACCTGTATAAGGAAGTTTGATAAAGATGCACAACAAAACGTATCATTTTCTTTTCTAACTTATGGGAATCTTACGCACCTTGTTTCAAAAGCTGAACAGTCTTTAACCTCGTTGTCCGGTAATACCATGGTATTCTTGTTAACAGGGATAGCTAATCCTATGCCGTTGCTGTGGGAGCTACAGAAATACACAAAGCAAATAAATCATTCTGATTATCCAGATCACTATCGCTTTACTGTACAAAACATTCAGCAACTTGTAAATGCCTTTAATAACCATCCTTCTGAAGAAAAAATAATAATAACAACAGAAAAAGATGCTCAGCGTTTATTAGATGATGTATTAAAAGAATTACTTTTAAATTTGCCTGTCTTTTATTTGCCAGTTAAAATAACATTACCGGAAGAAGATAAAGCTACCTTTGATAAAAAGATTTTAGATTATGTTTCAAGCACTACACGAAACCGTTGA
- a CDS encoding putative porin — MYKNIAFLVFCFVIFGGVQLFAQDLKTTVNDNKELDSLRKKEEEGRDSVVFTSKYIRYTTLKLTKDSIQTIALDTTLTGFQNFNVLIQPRTPTVGVGNLGLAARPMLFEPVKTIGFDIGMHSLDYYAMTHDDIRYYQARTPFTSLYYVSAGEAEQVFKVIHSQNVKRNFNVGLNFNRIGANGYYRRQRGDDLNGSLFTWYQSPNKRYNLWSSVVFNTLKTQENGSILNDSIFTGTNNSVDKLTEPVRLQTGKRIWRQTGFMLKQTYFVGRIDSVAQEITKKILPTNRVSYTLKYDANSYAFQMDENFASSALRESVFPNGVGLADSSFTNDSTRYKHIQNEFIYSFFLRAKGSSIIKNELKLDVGIKHDFYNYNQMVLYKDRTRFYDYSATFQNITLLGNAGYRLSNKIDFNVDLQQIFQGRNVGDFLYEAKSNVLLSKSVGRIILGAYFQNKSPEETYTNYFGNHYRWENNFDRSKTINLSFNFINEKFGFDAGAQYYLIDNYLYFGQDDAGGIKPFQLGSSINLLKITAGKKFKFGKFNLDSYLVYQKTDNPDKLRTPEIYTFNSFYLDQTFFKVLKTNIGFDVRYNTPYKAYAYSTATGQFYIGKDITFDTTPIVDVWVKASLRRANLFVKCDYVNQGLLYKGYYTVDRYPMPDRLLFKFGVSWNFYD; from the coding sequence ATGTATAAAAACATTGCCTTCCTTGTTTTTTGCTTTGTCATCTTCGGGGGTGTACAATTGTTTGCGCAAGATTTAAAAACTACCGTTAATGATAATAAGGAGCTTGACTCCTTAAGGAAAAAAGAGGAAGAAGGAAGGGATTCTGTAGTGTTTACATCAAAGTATATTAGGTATACTACACTTAAACTTACAAAAGATAGTATCCAAACAATAGCTTTAGATACCACATTAACCGGCTTTCAAAATTTTAATGTACTAATACAACCAAGAACGCCAACAGTAGGAGTAGGTAACCTGGGCCTTGCAGCCAGACCAATGCTTTTTGAGCCTGTAAAAACCATAGGTTTTGATATAGGAATGCATTCATTGGATTATTACGCCATGACCCACGATGATATTCGGTATTACCAGGCAAGAACACCATTTACAAGCCTCTATTATGTTAGTGCAGGCGAAGCAGAGCAAGTTTTTAAAGTGATACATTCTCAAAATGTTAAGCGTAATTTTAATGTTGGACTAAATTTTAACAGAATAGGAGCAAATGGCTATTACAGAAGGCAAAGGGGAGACGATCTGAATGGATCTCTTTTTACCTGGTATCAATCGCCAAACAAAAGATATAACCTATGGAGTAGCGTGGTGTTTAATACCCTTAAAACCCAGGAGAATGGCTCTATACTTAATGATTCTATTTTTACAGGCACAAACAATTCTGTAGATAAACTTACAGAACCTGTTAGGCTGCAAACAGGTAAGCGAATATGGCGTCAAACTGGCTTTATGCTTAAGCAAACTTATTTTGTTGGGCGGATAGATAGTGTTGCTCAGGAAATAACAAAAAAAATACTTCCAACAAACAGGGTGTCATATACCTTAAAATATGATGCAAATTCATATGCTTTCCAAATGGACGAGAATTTTGCCAGTTCCGCTTTAAGGGAATCTGTTTTTCCAAATGGAGTTGGTCTTGCCGATAGTTCTTTTACTAACGATAGCACAAGGTATAAGCATATTCAAAATGAGTTTATTTACAGCTTTTTTCTTAGGGCAAAGGGAAGTTCAATTATCAAGAACGAACTAAAGCTTGATGTAGGGATAAAACACGACTTTTATAATTATAATCAAATGGTGCTTTATAAAGATCGCACCAGATTTTATGATTATTCTGCCACCTTTCAAAACATTACCTTGTTAGGCAATGCAGGATATCGTTTAAGTAACAAAATAGATTTTAATGTCGATTTACAACAAATCTTTCAGGGAAGAAATGTGGGCGATTTTCTATATGAAGCCAAAAGCAACGTCCTTTTAAGCAAATCTGTCGGGCGAATTATTTTAGGAGCGTATTTCCAAAATAAATCACCAGAAGAAACTTATACCAATTACTTTGGCAACCACTACCGTTGGGAAAATAACTTCGATCGTAGTAAAACCATTAACCTGTCTTTCAATTTTATTAATGAAAAATTTGGCTTTGATGCAGGTGCCCAATATTACCTAATTGATAACTATTTGTATTTTGGTCAGGATGATGCAGGAGGCATTAAGCCATTTCAGTTGGGTTCTTCTATAAATCTCCTTAAAATAACTGCAGGTAAAAAATTCAAATTTGGTAAGTTTAACTTAGATAGTTACCTGGTATATCAAAAAACAGATAATCCGGATAAATTACGTACTCCTGAAATTTACACCTTCAATAGTTTTTATCTGGATCAAACCTTTTTCAAGGTGTTAAAAACAAATATTGGTTTTGACGTTCGTTATAACACACCCTATAAAGCATACGCGTATTCAACCGCAACCGGGCAGTTCTATATTGGTAAAGATATAACGTTTGATACTACTCCAATTGTGGATGTATGGGTTAAAGCAAGCTTAAGAAGAGCCAATCTATTTGTGAAATGTGACTACGTAAACCAAGGTTTATTGTATAAGGGATACTACACGGTTGACCGCTACCCAATGCCAGATCGATTATTGTTTAAGTTCGGTGTAAGCTGGAATTTCTACGATTAG
- a CDS encoding SulP family inorganic anion transporter, whose translation MQSGNSIFSRLEVKKYILKKNLKRDLPSSIVVFLVALPLCLGIALASGAPLFAGLITGIVGGIVVASASGSQLSVSGPAAGLTAIVLGAIGQLGGYQIFLVAVVLAGAIQIVLGLLKGGTIGNYFPSSVIEGMLAAIGLTLILKQLPHALGVDSDFFGDESFFQKDNENTFSAIGGALSHFSLAAIVISVLSILVLIFWPKFKKLSIVPAPLVVVVIGVVLTIVFQGSNYALQAKQMVEIPVVNSWSEFTGLFTAPDFSQILNGKVWVVAGTIAVVASLETLLSIEAIDKIDPIKRVSPTNRELVAQGTGNMVSGLLGGLPLTSVIVRSSANVNAGGRTKMSAIFHGVWLLLSLLFIPGIINMIPLACLAAILLVTGYKLARIELFKHMYHKGWDQFVPFVITIVAVLLTDLLKGVAIGMLFSIFYLLRTNMRNPYFYKIQEEGNKKNLRIKLAEEVSFLNKAAIQVVLNKIPKETNVIIDGSNSRYIDPDVLETIFNYKHNAYTKGIIVILENIKEQYTVPKLNNKVIEEINS comes from the coding sequence ATGCAAAGTGGAAACTCAATCTTTTCAAGATTGGAAGTGAAGAAATATATATTAAAAAAGAACCTGAAGCGTGATTTGCCCTCTAGTATTGTGGTATTTCTTGTTGCCTTGCCCCTCTGTTTGGGTATTGCCCTTGCTTCAGGTGCACCATTGTTTGCCGGTTTAATTACTGGTATAGTTGGTGGAATTGTAGTTGCAAGTGCAAGTGGCTCACAATTAAGTGTTAGTGGGCCCGCTGCAGGGCTAACTGCAATTGTTTTGGGGGCTATTGGTCAATTAGGAGGTTATCAGATATTTTTAGTTGCAGTTGTTCTTGCTGGTGCAATTCAGATAGTGTTGGGATTATTAAAGGGCGGAACAATAGGTAACTATTTTCCTTCAAGTGTAATTGAAGGAATGCTAGCTGCAATTGGACTAACATTGATACTTAAACAGCTTCCTCATGCACTGGGTGTGGATTCAGATTTTTTTGGTGATGAAAGTTTCTTCCAAAAAGATAATGAAAATACATTTTCAGCCATTGGTGGGGCATTAAGTCATTTTAGCCTGGCGGCTATTGTGATTAGTGTATTATCAATTTTGGTTCTGATTTTCTGGCCAAAATTTAAGAAGCTAAGTATTGTGCCTGCACCATTAGTTGTGGTGGTAATCGGGGTTGTACTTACTATTGTTTTTCAAGGTAGTAATTATGCCTTGCAAGCAAAACAAATGGTAGAGATTCCGGTTGTAAACAGCTGGTCGGAATTTACAGGTTTATTTACAGCACCCGATTTTTCACAGATACTAAATGGAAAGGTATGGGTTGTAGCTGGAACAATTGCAGTGGTAGCAAGTCTTGAAACACTGCTAAGTATAGAAGCGATTGATAAAATAGACCCAATTAAGCGTGTTTCGCCAACAAATAGAGAGTTGGTAGCTCAGGGAACCGGCAACATGGTGAGTGGTTTATTAGGTGGTTTACCACTAACATCAGTAATAGTAAGAAGCTCAGCAAACGTAAATGCAGGCGGAAGAACAAAGATGTCAGCTATTTTTCATGGCGTGTGGTTGCTGTTGTCTCTTCTTTTTATACCTGGAATTATAAACATGATTCCTTTAGCATGTTTGGCGGCAATTCTATTGGTAACAGGATATAAATTAGCACGTATAGAGCTTTTTAAACATATGTACCATAAGGGTTGGGATCAGTTTGTCCCATTTGTTATTACTATAGTTGCCGTTTTGTTAACAGATTTGTTAAAAGGCGTAGCTATAGGTATGCTATTCTCAATATTTTATTTATTGCGTACCAACATGCGCAACCCATATTTCTATAAAATACAGGAAGAAGGGAATAAAAAGAATTTAAGGATAAAGCTCGCTGAAGAAGTATCCTTTTTAAATAAGGCCGCAATTCAGGTAGTGTTAAATAAAATTCCTAAAGAAACAAATGTAATCATCGACGGATCCAATTCAAGGTACATAGATCCGGATGTATTGGAAACCATTTTTAACTATAAGCATAATGCTTATACTAAAGGTATTATTGTAATTTTAGAAAATATAAAAGAACAATATACCGTACCTAAATTAAACAATAAAGTCATTGAAGAAATTAACAGTTAA
- a CDS encoding porin — MKKILLILIFFYPVVLFAQSNNAPSTYDPHEIAITGYLQTQFQKAQSEGISSFSGGDFSKNSDSRFMIRRGRLKIDRADKYSSIVFQIDATQNGIQLMDAFIQLHQPDSKTLLLTAGLFNRPFGHSIVYSSGYRDFPERARVFQTLMPRERDIGAMVTYHPKKLFKFLTAELAVVNGSGYNARDYDSKKDIIGNLGFKFDSLANKKLHLGFGASIYEGSVRNNTESYYSATASGFEKNTSPNNVGYFGKREYYGGNLQLQYDNTFGRTIFKAEYLQGTQPGVAASASVIGPLSSTSFSAQPATDLYLRPFSGYYLWLTQQIANTKFTALVSYDVYDPNREISESEIGVAGNNTTAGDIKFSTLGYGITYLINSRFKLTLYNEHVVNDGTKLPDYTADLKDDVFTTRLQYRW, encoded by the coding sequence ATGAAAAAAATACTATTAATCCTGATATTTTTTTATCCGGTTGTTCTTTTTGCCCAAAGTAATAATGCTCCTTCTACCTATGATCCTCACGAAATTGCTATAACAGGTTATTTGCAAACACAATTTCAAAAAGCACAATCTGAAGGAATTTCTTCCTTTTCGGGTGGAGATTTCTCAAAAAACTCTGATAGTCGTTTCATGATACGCAGGGGCCGATTGAAGATTGACAGGGCAGATAAGTATTCAAGTATTGTTTTTCAAATAGATGCTACGCAAAACGGAATTCAATTGATGGATGCATTTATACAATTACACCAACCTGATTCAAAAACCCTTCTCTTAACCGCAGGTCTGTTTAACCGCCCTTTTGGCCATTCTATTGTTTATTCATCAGGATATAGGGATTTCCCTGAAAGAGCACGGGTTTTCCAGACTTTAATGCCAAGGGAAAGAGATATTGGCGCTATGGTAACTTACCATCCAAAAAAGCTTTTTAAATTTCTGACAGCAGAATTAGCAGTTGTAAATGGAAGTGGTTATAATGCAAGAGACTATGATTCAAAAAAAGATATTATTGGAAATCTTGGTTTCAAATTCGATAGCCTGGCAAATAAAAAACTTCACCTAGGTTTTGGAGCCTCTATTTATGAGGGCAGTGTGCGGAATAATACAGAGAGTTATTATTCAGCAACAGCCTCAGGTTTTGAAAAAAATACTAGTCCAAATAACGTAGGCTATTTTGGCAAACGAGAATATTATGGGGGTAATTTGCAACTCCAGTATGATAATACCTTTGGCAGAACCATCTTTAAGGCCGAATATCTTCAGGGCACGCAACCTGGTGTAGCAGCCTCGGCAAGTGTAATAGGTCCTCTTTCAAGTACTAGTTTCTCAGCACAGCCTGCAACAGATTTATACCTGCGTCCATTTTCTGGATACTACTTATGGCTAACCCAGCAAATTGCAAATACTAAATTCACTGCACTTGTATCTTATGATGTGTACGATCCAAACAGAGAAATAAGTGAATCGGAAATTGGTGTTGCAGGAAATAACACTACAGCCGGTGATATTAAATTCAGTACCCTTGGCTATGGCATTACCTATCTAATAAATTCAAGATTTAAACTTACATTGTACAACGAGCATGTGGTAAATGATGGCACAAAGCTTCCAGACTATACTGCTGACTTAAAAGACGATGTATTTACTACCAGATTGCAATATCGCTGGTAA
- a CDS encoding purine-nucleoside phosphorylase codes for MFQALHETVEYIKRKTDNFQPEIGIVLGTGLGGLVNEIQVEYQLMYSNIPNFPISTLEFHTGKLIFGKLNDKRVVAMQGRLHYYEGYSMQQITFPIRAMKALGIAHLFVSNAAGSLNPEFKKGDLMVINDHINLQPESPLRGSNDSDMGPRFPDMSQPYNRTLIKQAINIANNNNIKCHQGVYIAVTGPNLETKAEYNYLRIIGGDAVGMSTVPEVIVANHMSIPVFAISVLTDEGFPEVLEPVSLEEIIETAKIAEPKMTKILSQLISTL; via the coding sequence ATGTTTCAAGCACTACACGAAACCGTTGAATATATAAAACGAAAAACTGATAATTTCCAACCGGAAATTGGAATTGTTTTAGGAACCGGCCTGGGTGGCCTTGTTAATGAGATTCAGGTTGAATATCAGTTAATGTACTCTAACATCCCTAACTTCCCAATATCAACCCTTGAATTTCATACCGGAAAGCTAATTTTTGGAAAGCTTAATGACAAAAGAGTAGTTGCAATGCAAGGGCGACTTCATTATTACGAAGGTTATTCGATGCAGCAAATTACTTTTCCTATCAGGGCTATGAAGGCCTTAGGAATTGCTCATTTATTTGTTTCAAATGCGGCAGGCTCATTAAATCCGGAGTTCAAAAAAGGTGATTTAATGGTAATCAATGATCATATCAATTTACAACCAGAGAGTCCGCTGCGTGGTAGCAATGATTCAGATATGGGCCCCCGTTTTCCGGATATGAGCCAACCATACAACAGAACATTAATTAAACAAGCAATTAATATTGCAAACAACAATAACATTAAGTGCCATCAAGGCGTTTATATTGCCGTAACAGGGCCAAATTTAGAAACGAAAGCAGAATATAATTATTTAAGAATTATTGGAGGTGATGCTGTAGGTATGAGTACTGTGCCAGAAGTAATAGTGGCCAATCACATGAGCATTCCCGTATTCGCAATTTCTGTGTTAACAGACGAGGGATTTCCCGAAGTACTTGAACCGGTAAGTCTCGAAGAAATAATAGAAACGGCAAAGATTGCAGAACCTAAAATGACAAAAATATTAAGCCAGTTAATTTCAACCTTATAA
- the pruA gene encoding L-glutamate gamma-semialdehyde dehydrogenase, producing the protein MLKGFFNVPAPVNEPILGYAPGSKERELLKAALADARSKQIEIPMYIGVEEVHTEVKGKVTPPHDHQHILGKYSIGNKNHVKQAIDAALAAKADWENLAWEHRAAIFLKAADLIAGPYRYKLNAATMLGQSKNAYQAEIDSACELIDFLRFNVSYMAEIYKQQPPVSPKGSWNRVEQRPLEGFVFALTPFNFTAIAGNLPTSAAMMGNVVVWKPADTQIFAANVLMQIFREAGLPDGVINLVYVDGPEAGEVIFSHPDFAGIHFTGSTAVFQNIWKTIGNNIHKFKTYPRIVGETGGKDFILVHGSADPEISSTAIIRGAFEYQGQKCSAASRVYISKTVWPEIKDLMLRDLATFKMGGTEDFSNFINAVIDEKSFNKLAKYIDEAKQDKSVEIIAGGNYDKSKGYFIEPTVLVVKDPKYVTMCEELFGPVLTIYVYEDKDFDKVLDIIDTTSIYALTGAVIAQDRYAIEKATQRLRNAAGNFYINDKCTGAVVGQQPFGGARGSGTNDKAGSMINLLRWVSPRTIKETFDPPKDYRYPFLG; encoded by the coding sequence ATGCTTAAAGGATTTTTTAACGTACCAGCTCCTGTAAATGAGCCCATTTTGGGTTATGCGCCAGGAAGTAAAGAACGTGAACTTTTGAAGGCCGCTTTAGCCGATGCCCGTTCCAAACAAATTGAAATACCAATGTATATTGGTGTTGAGGAAGTGCATACAGAAGTTAAAGGAAAGGTTACCCCTCCGCACGATCATCAACATATATTGGGTAAATATAGTATTGGAAATAAAAACCATGTAAAGCAAGCTATTGATGCAGCTTTAGCTGCCAAAGCTGACTGGGAAAATTTGGCATGGGAACACCGCGCTGCAATTTTCTTGAAAGCTGCTGATTTAATTGCGGGTCCTTATCGCTACAAGTTAAACGCAGCAACAATGCTTGGGCAATCAAAAAATGCTTATCAAGCTGAGATTGATTCGGCATGTGAACTGATCGATTTTCTTCGTTTCAATGTTAGCTACATGGCCGAAATCTATAAGCAACAACCTCCTGTATCGCCTAAAGGATCATGGAACCGAGTTGAACAACGTCCTTTAGAGGGTTTTGTATTTGCTTTAACGCCTTTTAACTTTACAGCTATTGCAGGAAATCTTCCTACATCTGCAGCTATGATGGGTAACGTGGTAGTATGGAAGCCAGCTGACACACAAATTTTTGCCGCAAATGTTTTAATGCAGATATTTAGAGAAGCCGGATTACCTGATGGCGTTATCAACCTGGTTTACGTTGATGGCCCCGAAGCTGGTGAAGTAATATTTAGTCACCCGGATTTTGCAGGAATTCACTTTACAGGATCTACTGCTGTTTTCCAAAATATCTGGAAAACTATTGGCAATAATATCCATAAATTTAAAACCTATCCGCGCATTGTTGGCGAAACCGGAGGTAAGGACTTTATCCTTGTACATGGTTCGGCAGACCCGGAAATATCAAGTACTGCTATTATCCGTGGTGCTTTTGAATATCAAGGCCAGAAATGTTCTGCTGCATCTCGTGTATATATTTCGAAAACTGTATGGCCAGAAATTAAGGACCTGATGTTACGTGATCTGGCAACATTTAAAATGGGCGGGACTGAAGATTTCAGCAACTTCATTAATGCAGTTATTGACGAGAAATCTTTTAACAAACTAGCTAAATATATTGATGAAGCTAAGCAAGATAAATCTGTAGAGATCATTGCAGGTGGAAATTACGACAAATCTAAAGGTTACTTTATTGAGCCTACAGTTCTTGTTGTTAAAGATCCAAAGTACGTTACAATGTGCGAAGAACTTTTTGGCCCTGTATTAACAATCTATGTTTACGAGGATAAAGATTTTGATAAAGTTCTTGACATTATTGACACTACTTCTATCTATGCATTAACAGGAGCTGTTATTGCTCAGGATCGTTACGCTATTGAAAAAGCTACTCAGCGTTTAAGAAATGCTGCTGGCAATTTCTATATTAATGATAAATGTACTGGTGCAGTTGTTGGACAACAACCTTTTGGCGGTGCCAGAGGATCTGGTACAAATGACAAAGCCGGATCGATGATTAATCTTTTACGCTGGGTTTCTCCACGTACTATTAAAGAAACATTTGATCCACCGAAGGATTATCGTTATCCTTTTTTAGGATAA